A stretch of the Uranotaenia lowii strain MFRU-FL chromosome 3, ASM2978415v1, whole genome shotgun sequence genome encodes the following:
- the LOC129753934 gene encoding uncharacterized protein LOC129753934 encodes MECLQCKSTEVHALVRKDVDVSTLRSISFKVGVDPKLKDIALSPKTWPSGILFPCDVVHGDPQFYTSCGPASVIATTDGSSYMDNGSSIASASRNCTRLSSFSSSEQSSSWVSAPGRNVVSTKETSEPFDSVALNPAIVFSRPGPELDCGDEVLQPAFIGKYSSTLGTLPARDQTSPSNSLCINADLCKSIASDGIPSPGRTEQGTSDTLDVKRHDLPAGKSDHLNLYYQNVGGINSCVSDYLLASSCSCYDIIALTETWLNDRTLSSQVFSSDYTVFRCDRGPNNSTKSTGGGVLIAIRSTFSAIPIYDESWNDQEFVWTRIDLGTKKLYVGVVYLPPDRTRNASFADSFSSGLSKLCSLTLPEDDIVIIGDFNLPGLKWIPSQGNFLFADPTRSSFTVPSNTILDSLSTATLREINSIENENGRMLDLCFISDGPQLATIEEAPTPLVKVVPHHPALLLSLDIPRAFAHIEKPGQFFLDFKNADFVAVSQTLDAIDWESELESSDPNAAAMKFSHIINYIIDRHVPKRSSVSNRRAPWVTKELRQIKTLKNKALRYYSRHKTLRAKNEYCKLNSAYKKLCSRCYQSYLIRIQRGFKTKPKSFWQYIKDQRKESGLPPSMFLDDNLATSEPEICDLFADKFRSVFDSNSIFSDQVTSAACNVPHLNTWLNQIVVDDDIILKATAKLKHSLSAGPDGIPATFLKRYISHMLIPLKIIFQVSLDQSTFPSLWKEAYMFPVHKKGDRRNVNNYRGISALCAIAKLFELVVLEPIFSYCKPYFSNEQHGFMPKRSTTTNLLTFTSTVQDSFAMGSQTDVIYTDLSAAFDKVNHSIAIAKLDRIGICGSLLEWFRSYLPQCNGDISREGSIVE; translated from the exons ATGGAATGTCTACAATGCAAGTCGACCGAAGTTCATGCCCTAGTCCGCAAAGATGTTGATGTCTCCACGCTCAGGTCAATTTCCTTCAAAGTCGGGGTGGATCCTAAGCTGAAAGACATTGCCCTTTCCCCGAAGACTTGGCCATCGGGAATTCTATTCC CCTGTGACGTCGTTCATGGCGACCCGCAGTTCTACACCTCGTGTGGCCCCGCATCAGTGATCGCCACTACAGATGGTTCATCATATATGGACAACGGGTCTTCCATAGCCTCGGCATCACGCAACTGCACCAGACTCTCGAGTTTCTCGTCGTCCGAACAAAGTTCATCATGGGTTTCAGCTCCGGGACGCAACGTAGTTAGCACTAAGGAGACCTccgagcccttcgactcagtcgcgctgaatCCTGCCATCGtcttcagtcgtcccggccctgagctCGATTGTGGCgacgaggttctccagcctgctttCATAGGCAAGTATTCTTCAACTTTGGGAACTTTACCTGCGCGTGACCAGACCTCACCTTCCAACAGCCTCTGCATCAACGCTGATTTGTGCAAATCAATCGCTTCTGACGGGATTCCATCACCGGGACGCACCGAACAAGGCACTTCGGACACCCTTGA TGTGAAACGACACGATCTGCCTGCTGGGAAAAGCGATCATCTCAACCTTTACTACCAAAACGTTGGTGGTATCAACTCCTGCGTTAGCGATTATCTGCTAGCCTCATCATGCTCCTGCTACGATATTATCGCTTTAACAGAAACCTGGCTGAACGATAGAACCCTGTCTAGTCAAGTCTTCAGCTCTGACTACACTGTGTTCCGTTGTGACAGAGGTCCCAACAACAGCACGAAATCCACAGGTGGTGGAGTTCTGATTGCTATCCGATCCACTTTTTCAGCCATCCCCATCTACGACGAATCATGGAACGATCAAGAATTCGTATGGACCCGTATCGATCTTGGCACGAAAAAACTCTACGTTGGGGTTGTGTATCTGCCTCCTGATCGTACTAGAAATGCATCTTTTGCTGATTCCTTTTCCAGCGGCCTTTCTAAATTGTGTTCTCTCACGCTTCCTGAAGACGACATCGTTATCATCGGGGACTTTAACCTACCAGGACTTAAGTGGATTCCCTCGCAAGGCAATTTTTTGTTTGCCGATCCAACCAGATCTTCGTTTACGGTGCCTTCCAACACGATTCTCGACTCTCTAAGCACGGCAACTCTCCGCGAGATCAACAGCATAGAGAATGAAAATGGTCGCATGCTCGATCTCTGCTTCATCAGCGACGGACCCCAATTGGCTACGATTGAAGAGGCTCCTACGCCCTTGGTCAAGGTTGTTCCTCATCACCCTGCTCTGCTGCTTTCACTTGATATTCCTAGAGCTTTTGCCCACATCGAAAAACCTGGTCAATTCTTTCTCGACTTTAAGAACGCTGATTTCGTCGCTGTTTCACAAACGCTCGATGCTATCGACTGGGAATCTGAACTGGAATCTTCCGATCCGAACGCTGCAGCTATGAAATTTTCCCATATAATCAATTACATCATCGATCGTCACGTACCGAAACGCTCATCAGTTTCTAACCGACGAGCTCCTTGGGTAACGAAAGAACTGCGACAAATAAAAACGCTCAAGAATAAAGCTCTCCGTTATTACAGTAGGCACAAAACTCTCCGCGCTAAAAATGAGTATTGCAAACTCAACTCAGCTTACAAAAAACTATGCTCACGCTGCTACCAGAGCTACTTAATTCGGATACAGCgaggtttcaaaacaaaacccaaaTCATTTTGGCAGTACATCAAGGACCAGCGGAAAGAATCCGGCCTACCGCCCTCCATGTTTCTGGATGATAATTTAGCGACTTCGGAACCTGAAATCTGTGACCTCTTCGCTGACAAATTCCGTAGTGTATTTGACTCAAACTCAATATTCTCGGACCAAGTTACCAGCGCGGCTTGTAACGTCCCTCATTTGAACACATGGCTGAATCAAATTGTTGTAGACGacgatattattttgaaagcgaCCGCTAAGCTGAAACACAGCCTTTCCGCAGGACCAGATGGCATACCAGCTACCTTCTTGAAGCGATATATATCACATATGCTGATACCTCTAAAAATAATCTTCCAAGTTTCACTCGATCAGTCTACGTTCCCATCCTTATGGAAAGAGGCCTATATGTTTCCGGTGCACAAAAAAGGGGACAGACGAAATGTGAACAACTATCGTGGCATTTCTGCCTTATGTGCGATAGCCAAATTGTTCGAGCTGGTTGTTTTGGAACCTATTTTTTCGTACTGCAAGCCTTATTTCTCAAATGAACAACATGGATTTATGCCCAAGCGCTCTACGACTACAAACCTGTTGACATTCACGTCTActgtgcaagacagttttgccatGGGATCTCAAACCGACGTCATCTACACTGATCTGTCAGCtgctttcgacaaggtgaaccattcCATAGCCATCGCCAAACTCGATCGTATTGGTATCTGCGGGTCTCTACTGGAATGGTTCCGCAGCTACCTG CCACAATGCAATGGTGACATTAGCCGGGAGGGCAGCATCGTCGAGTGA